Proteins encoded by one window of Epinephelus moara isolate mb chromosome 18, YSFRI_EMoa_1.0, whole genome shotgun sequence:
- the LOC126404896 gene encoding alpha-2,8-sialyltransferase 8E-like isoform X3, with product MRVLRLKLRICWMFTFICLGTLLTTFLWSMVNNREILDKVKELYSKTWEKHEYNYQKIRLQLSSECNGFDKAIITQANTPVGSQIVYDGEKTRTLKVTSKIFSTFAKEHPFQNKTRDTCAIVGNGGILTNSSCGKMIDSAQFVIRCNLPPLENGYEEDVGIKTDLVTANPSIFLFKYQSLLERHRPFADSLHSYGNSLLLCPAFSYGFNTNVCQRAAYSVEDFEIPMRPVYLNPDYLLSLVRFWRSQGLKENRHSTGLMMVSLALELCTNVHLYGFWPYGNHPHGLYALNNHYYDDVAPKKGVHTMSSEFELLLRLHNQGILRLHLEDCSSD from the exons agagATCCTTGACAAAGTGAAAGAGCTTTATTCTAAAACCTGGGAGAAGCACGAGTACAATTACCAAAAAATCAg ATTACAGCTGAGCTCTGAGTGCAATGGTTTTGACAAGGCCATCATTACTCAGGCCAACACTCCGGTGGGATCTCAGATTGTGTACGACGGGGAAAAGACGAGGACCCTCAAGGTGACGTCGAAGATTTTTAGCACCTTCGCAAAG GAGCatccttttcaaaataaaacacggGACACATGTGCTATTGTTGGGAACGGAGGGATCCTGACCAACAGCAGCTGTGGAAAGATGATCGATTCAGCTCAGTTTGTTATCAG GTGCAACCTACCTCCTTTGGAAAATGGCTATGAGGAAGATGTGGGCATCAAGACTGACCTTGTGACAGCAAATCCAAGCATCTTTCTATTCAA gtATCAATCTCTATTGGAGCGCCACCGTCCTTTTGCGGACAGCCTGCATAGCTACGGCAACTCCCTGCTGCTTTGTCCCGCCTTCTCCTATGGCTTTAACACTAATGTGTGCCAGCGGGCTGCCTACAGTGTTGAAGACTTTGAAATCCCCATGCGGCCTGTGTACTTAAATCCCGACTACCTCCTGAGTCTGGTCCGCTTCTGGCGCTCCCAAGGCCTAAAAGAAAATCGACACAGCACCGGCCTCATGATGGTTAGCCTGGCGCTGGAACTCTGTACCAACGTGCATCTGTACGGGTTCTGGCCCTACGGTAATCACCCGCATGGACTCTACGCCCTGAATAACCACTACTATGATGACGTAGCACCTAAAAAAGGAGTCCACACCATGTCGAGTGAGTTTGAGCTCTTGTTGCGGCTGCACAATCAGGGGATTCTCAGGCTTCACCTGGAAGATTGTTCATCAGATTAA
- the gjc1 gene encoding gap junction gamma-1 protein, with protein MSWSFLTRLLEEIHNHSTFVGKLWLTVLIVFRIVLTAVGGESIYYDEQSKFVCNSGQPGCENVCYDAFAPLSHVRFWVFQIILVAMPSLMYMGYAVNKIARLDEAKGGGGSAAVRTGGGGYTHRKPRKICFGARQHRGIEETEEDQEDDPMIYEVPEIEPPKRPRDPLQPTPRPKIRHDGRKRIRDEGLMRVYVLQLVTRTLLEAGFLAGQYLLYGFRVMPVFVCSGKPCPHSVDCFVSRPTEKTIFLRIMYGVTVLCLTLNIWEMLHLGIGTICDILRRRRCPPQEDEYQLGLLGTNGGVEGSVGGTGPEAGSEGGVGGDGAADYVGYPFSWNTPSAPPGYNIVVKPEQMPYTDLSNAKMACKQNRANIAQEEQQQFGSNEDNFPTGGEARVALNKDMIQQAHEQLEAAIQAYSQQHRAEEQLGDNQDDKPQSNIIQAQPQPQPQPQKERKHRFKHGKGGSSGGGSSSNSSSSKSGEGKPSVWI; from the coding sequence ATGAGCTGGAGCTTCCTCACGCGGCTGCTGGAGGAGATCCACAACCACTCCACCTTCGTGGGGAAGCTGTGGCTCACCGTGCTCATCGTCTTCCGCATCGTTCTCACTGCCGTTGGGGGAGAGTCCATCTACTACGATGAACAGAGCAAGTTTGTCTGCAACTCGGGCCAGCCGGGCTGCGAGAATGTCTGCTATGACGCCTTTGCCCCTCTATCTCACGTTCGCTTCTGGGTCTTCCAAATCATCTTGGTGGCGATGCCTTCTCTCATGTACATGGGCTATGCTGTCAATAAGATCGCACGATTGGATGAAGCCAAAGGAGGAGGTGGTTCTGCTGCAGTTAGAACAGGAGGAGGgggctacacacacagaaaacccaGGAAGATCTGCTTTGGAGCACGGCAGCATCGGGGCATTGAGGAGACTGAGGAGGACCAGGAGGATGATCCCATGATCTATGAGGTACCAGAGATTGAGCCCCCTAAAAGGCCACGGGATCCACTGCAACCCACACCTAGACCCAAAATCCGGCATGACGGGCGCAAGCGTATAAGAGATGAGGGGCTGATGCGGGTTTATGTTTTACAGTTGGTGACTCGTACACTGCTGGAAGCAGGCTTCCTTGCAGGCCAGTATTTGCTGTATGGGTTCCGTGTGATGCCCGTGTTTGTGTGCTCGGGGAAACCTTGTCCCCATAGTGTCGATTGCTTTGTGTCACGGCCTACAGAGAAGACCATCTTCCTGCGTATCATGTATGGTGTCACTGTCCTCTGCCTCACGCTCAACATTTGGGAGATGCTCCATTTGGGGATTGGTACCATCTGTGACATTCTCCGCCGTCGGCGCTGCCCACCTCAGGAGGACGAGTACCAGTTGGGATTGCTTGGCACCAACGGGGGTGTGGAGGGCTCAGTAGGGGGGACAGGGCCAGAGGCAGGCTCTGAGGGAGGGGTGGGTGGAGACGGGGCTGCGGATTACGTTGGTTACCCCTTCTCATGGAACACCCCATCAGCTCCACCTGGCTATAACATTGTGGTAAAGCCAGAGCAGATGCCCTACACGGACCTAAGCAACGCTAAGATGGCATGCAAGCAGAACAGGGCAAATATTGCCcaagaggagcagcagcaatTCGGTAGCAATGAGGATAACTTTCCCACCGGAGGGGAGGCCCGTGTGGCTTTGAACAAAGACATGATCCAGCAAGCTCATGAGCAACTGGAGGCGGCCATCCAGGCATACAGTCAGCAGCACCGGGCAGAAGAGCAGCTTGGAGACAACCAGGATGACAAGCCCCAAAGTAACATCATCCAGGCCCAACCTCAGCCACAGCCTCAGCCCCAGAAAGAGCGCAAGCATAGATTCAAGCACGGAAAAGGTGGCAGCAGtggaggaggcagcagcagcaacagcagcagcagcaaatcaGGAGAGGGTAAGCCCTCTGTATGGATTTAA